From a region of the Ficedula albicollis isolate OC2 chromosome 1A, FicAlb1.5, whole genome shotgun sequence genome:
- the ZBED4 gene encoding zinc finger BED domain-containing protein 4: MDMSKADSPGMDDTFVLGKINNLKVEQEDNSINCTLERTDIKTEQDDFKHADSSDEQEDKEKNFITNNPGKYLSTENEDDYGSLFSQYSNTLYDVAMEAVTQSLLSSRNISSRKKSPAWNHFFISPRDSTKAICMYCMKEFSRGKNEKDLSTSCLMRHVRRAHPTVLIQENGTMPGISSFSSSTLLLPPQSADVGDLSSMLSPIKLVKKMASKIPSPDQIIEESISIVSSEEISDLSVSEKCSKEEVMIGSSPQQANNQYDDTVENVAEKTVVIPKSASGSRRRSAVWKHFYLSPLDNSKAVCIHCMNEFSRGKNGKDLGTSCLIRHMWRAHRSIVLQENGGGTSIPPLYTTPPTLLPSLLPSDSDLNSMSSSPGKLMKEPTSVSSSPDRISEEIHTNLTSGDTLVEDSMLSSSDDIGEVSFVSSPEKQCDGLGPLIFEPAAVFQQNKRIMKRLKSEVWHHFSLSPADSLKAVCRYCSCMISRGKKGDVGTSCLMRHLYRRHPDVIGNQKSFLDMSLANSPYATLASAECSSSKLTDLPTMVTHDNQIIFPVNSKKTSKLWNHFSICSADSTKVICTHCGRIISRGKKPTNLGTSCLLRHLQRFHNNVLKTDVPETVLSSSTDNHMPLRSELLGSSNFDETNDKFCDSHPVAKKITSLVAEMIALDLQPYTFVDNIGFNRLLEYLQPQYSLPSPSYFSRTAIPDMYDNVKQIIISHLKEAESGVIHFTSGIWMSNQTREYLTLTAHWVTFESSFRPQCEDYHCSALLNVSQIDCDYNGISIQKQLEYWWETWITSIGLQIGITVTDNQSIEKTLNEGDHSSVQCFSHTVNVIVNEAIKSQRMVQNLLSIARKICERVHRSAKAKEKLAELQKEYELPQHQLIQDVPSKWNTSFHMLERLIEQKRAIDEMSIECSFRELISCDQWEVMQSVCHALKPFEAASREMSTHMSTLSQVIPMIHILNRKIEMLFEETMGIDTMLKSLKEAMVSRLSSTLHDPRYIFATLLDPRYKTSLFTEEEAEQYKQDLIRELEIMSSTSDDDKPVSNGCDIGSPSTNSYGEDNLWSLMGDMKKTKDLKERAKLPEEMVLSYLEEEVLEHNCDPLTYWNFKKSSWPVLSKLAVRFLGCPPSIVPSERLFNTSNESNNFSQSRLMIEHFEKLIFLKVNLPLIYFQY; this comes from the coding sequence ATGGACATGAGTAAAGCAGATTCCCCCGGAATGGATGATACTTTTGTATTGGGTAAAATCAATAACTTGAAAGTAGAGCAAGAAGACAACAGCATTAACTGTACTTTGGAAAGAACAGATATAAAGACAGAACAAGATGATTTCAAACATGCAGACAGCAGTGATGAAcaggaagacaaagaaaagaactTCATTACCAACAACCCTGGCAAATATTTGTCtacagaaaatgaagatgatTATGGATCTCTTTTTTCTCAGTATAGTAATACGCTGTATGATGTAGCAATGGAAGCTGTGACACAAAGCCTCCTTTCTAGCAGAAACATAAGCTCCAGAAAAAAGTCACCTGCTTGGAACCATTTTTTTATATCTCCTAGAGATAGCACTAAAGCAATATGTATGTACTGTATGAAAGAATTTAGCAGGGGTAAAAATGAAAAGGACCTGAGTACCAGTTGTCTCATGAGACACGTGAGGAGAGCACATCCCACTGTACTAATTCAAGAAAATGGAACTATGCCAGGtatatcttccttttcttcatctACGTTATTGCTGCCACCTCAGTCTGCAGATGTTGGAGATCTGAGTTCTATGTTATCCCCCATAAAACTGGTCAAGAAAATGGCTTCTAAAATACCATCTCCAGATCAAATAATTGAGGAATCTATTTCCATTGTTTCTTCTGAAGAAATATCAGATCTCTCAGTTTCTGAAAAGTGCAGCAAAGAAGAAGTCATGATTGGTTCATCTCCACAGCAAGCCAACAACCAATATGATGACACTGTTGAGAATGTAGCAGAAAAAACAGTTGTAATTCCAAAGAGTGCATCAGGTTCTAGAAGGAGATCTGCTGTCTGGAAACACTTTTATTTGTCACCTCTAGATAATTCTAAAGCTGTTTGCATCCACTGCATGAATGAATTcagtagaggaaaaaatggaaaagaccTAGGAACGAGTTGTTTAATAAGACACATGTGGAGAGCCCATCGTTCCATTGTCCTGCAAGAGAATGGGGGTGGTACCAGCATACCACCTCTCTACACCACACCTCCTACTCTCTTGCCTTCTTTACTACCGTCAGACAGCGATCTGAATTCTATGTCATCCTCTCCTGGAAAACTAATGAAAGAACCAACTTctgtttcctcttctccagacaGGATCTCTGAGGAGATCCATACCAATCTCACTTCTGGAGATACTCTAGTGGAAGACTCAATGCTGTCATCTTCTGATGATATAGGTGAAGTCTCCTTTGTTTCATCTCCTGAAAAACAATGTGATGGATTAGGTCCACTAATATTTGaacctgctgctgtgtttcagcaaaataaaaggattATGAAAAGGCTTAAGTCAGAAGTCTGGCACCACTTTTCACTCTCACCTGCAGACAGTCTAAAAGCAGTATGTAGATACTGCAGTTGTATGATAAGTCGTGGTAAGAAAGGAGATGTGGGCACAAGCTGCTTAATGCGGCATCTATATAGACGCCATCCTGATGTAATTGGAAACCAAAAGAGCTTTCTTGATATGAGTTTGGCAAATTCTCCTTATGCCACTTTGGCTTCTGCAGAATGTTCATCCTCAAAGTTGACTGACTTGCCTACAATGGTTACACATGATAATCAAATTATATTTCCGGTTAATAGTAAGAAGACCTCAAAACTGTGGAATCACTTTTCAATTTGTTCTGCAGATTCAACGAAAGTAATATGTACACACTGTGGACGTATAATAAGTAGGGGGAAAAAGCCAACAAACCTAGGCACAAGTTGCCTTCTAAGACATTTGCAGCGGTTTCATAACAATGTATTGAAAACTGATGTCCCAGAGACAGTATTATCCTCATCTACGGATAATCATATGCCACTCCGCTCAGAATTACTAGGCTCTTCAAATTTTGATGAAACCAATGACAAGTTTTGTGACTCTCATCCAGTtgccaaaaaaatcacaagtcTTGTAGCTGAAATGATTGCACTTGACCTTCAGCCATATACTTTTGTAGACAACATTGGCTTTAACAGGCTGCTTGAATATTTGCAACCTCAGTATTCTTTACCTTCTCCATCTTACTTTTCTAGGACAGCAATTCCAGATATGTATGATAatgtaaaacaaataattatttcacaTCTTAAAGAAGCTGAAAGTGGAGTGATCCATTTTACCTCTGGAATATGGATGAGCAACCAAACACGAGAATATCTAACCCTGACCGCTCACTGGGTAACATTTGAGTCTTCATTTCGACCACAGTGTGAGGACTACCATTGTTCAGCACTATTAAATGTATCACAGATCGACTGCGACTACAACGGAATCAGTATTCAAAAGCAGCTAGAATACTGGTGGGAAACTTGGATTACTTCCATTGGACTTCAGATTGGGATTACTGTTACTGATAATCAGAGTATAGAGAAAACTTTAAATGAAGGTGATCATTCAAGTGTACAATGTTTTAGTCACACTGTTAATGTAATTGTAAATGAGGCTATTAAAAGCCAGAGAATGGTTCAGAATCTGCTTAGTATTGCAAGAAAGATCTGTGAACGTGTCCACCGGtcagcaaaagcaaaagagaagttAGCTGAGTTGCAAAAAGAGTATGAGTTGCCTCAGCATCAGCTAATACAAGATGTTCCATCCAAGTGGAATACATCATTTCATATGCTTGAACGTCTTATTGAACAGAAAAGAGCAATTGATGAAATGTCAATCGAGTGCAGCTTTCGGGAGCTAATAAGTTGTGATCAGTGGGAAGTCATGCAGTCAGTGTGTCATGCTCTCAAACCTTTCGAAGCTGCAAGCAGGGAGATGAGTACACACATGTCTACGCTAAGCCAAGTGATCCCAATGATTCATATACTTAAcaggaaaatagaaatgctATTTGAGGAAACTATGGGCATAGATACTATGCTGAAATCTTTGAAAGAAGCTATGGTGAGCAGATTGTCCTCCACCCTTCATGATCCAAGGTACATTTTTGCTACACTTCTGGATCCCCGGTATAAAACATCATTATTTACAGAAGAGGAGGCTGAACAATATAAACAAGACTTAATCAGGGAGCTGGAAATAATGAGTTCTACCTCAGATGATGATAAACCTGTTTCCAATGGATGTGATATAGGTTCACCATCTACAAATTCATATGGGGAAGATAATCTCTGGTCACTCATGGGtgacatgaagaaaacaaaagaccTGAAAGAGAGAGCAAAGTTACCAGAGGAAATGGTGCTTTCTTACTTGGAGGAAGAAGTGCTTGAGCATAACTGTGATCCTCTAACTTACTGGAACTTTAAGAAGTCATCTTGGCCAGTACTGTCAAAATTGGCTGTCAGGTTCTTGGGTTGTCCACCAAGCATTGTTCCTTCAGAGAGATTGTTCAATACATCCAATGAAAGCAACAACTTTAGTCAGTCAAGGTTAATGATTGAACACTTTGAAAAGCTTATCTTTTTGAAAGTGAATCTTCCTTTAATATACTTCCAGTATTGA